Part of the Flavobacterium sp. MDT1-60 genome, CCATTTTTCTTGTAAATAGTCACGTGCAAACTCAGGAACCCAGTCGGTTTCATAGTAATCTGCAAGTTGTTTTGCTAAAGTAGTTTTTCCTGTACTTTCAGGACCAAATAAAGCAATTTTTATGATATTTGTTTTTTGCTGTCTAAGATTTTTCTCCATTCTAAATAAGCTGAAATAGCTAAAATTGTAAAAATTAAATACTGAAGTGACAACATCCCTAAGCCACGATAAGCATAAAGAGGCACTACAATAATATCACCAATAATCCAAAGTGTCCAGTTTTCGATTTTTTTTCTGGCCATGTACCACATTCCAGCAAAAAATATTCCAGACGAAATCATATCGACATAATTGTCGGGATTGATCGTATAATCAAAATATTTATAGATCCCGAAAACTACACAAACAGTAACAATAAACAGTACAATTCCGATTATTTTTTCATTACTATTTGTACGCGTAATTGGCATATTGTCTTCCGTTGTTCCACCTTTTGCCCAGACATACCAGCCATAAATACTCATTACGGAGAAATATCCGTTGATAATCATATCACCAATATAACCTGCAATATATAAAAGATATACTGAAATTACGGTAGCAATTAACCCCGTTGGATAAACCCAGATATTCTCCTTTTTAGCAAACCAAACACTTAATATTCCACATACAAAAACTAAAAACTCTAAAGCAATATGCCATAAAGGAGCATTTTTGTAACTGTCAAGAAAAAAATTAATCATTTGGTTGGTTGTTTGGTTATGTTTTATAATTCAAAAAAATGGCTGTCGTTTTCAAAAGCAGTTCCAATAACTACTAAATCGGCGCCAGCTTTGTAGGCTTTTTGAATTCCGTGCAAATCTACAATTCCTCCTCCAACAATTATAGGAATTTCGATATTTTGCGCTATTAACTGTATCATTTTCAACGGTACTGCATTCTTTGCCCCGCTCCCGGCTTCTAAATACATCAATTTATTCCCTAGCATTTCCCCGGCCTGCGCAGTTGCCAAAACCAAATCCAGATTTTCACGATTTAGCGGTTTTGTTTTGCTCACACGTGCAACAGCCGTTTCATTGCCGCTTTCTATCAAAATATAACCAGTCGAAATTACTTCTAAATTAGTCTTTTTAAGTATTGGTGCCGCCTGAACCTGATATTCAATCAGATAATCCGGATTTCGCCCTGATAATAAAGACAAAAACAAAATAGCATCGGCCTGAGCCGAAATTTGGGATGGATCACCTGGAAATATAACAACGGGCAAGTTTGTATTTTGTTTTAATTGCGCAATTAAATCTTCTAAAATTGTAGCATGCACAATGCTTCCTCCCACAAAAATATGTGTTGCAGGTGATTGATTTATTTTATGTAATAAATGATCTAAATTTTCCCATACAATTTTATCCGGATCTAAAAGTATGGCCAGTAATTTTTGACCATTCTTTTTAGCTTCTAAAATCTGTTGGTGTATATTGGATATTTTTTGTTTCATAACGGCCGTAAAAGTAAAAGTTTTTTAATGCAGAAGAACTATTTTGAATGAATTATATTTGTACAATCACTTTTGATAAATAAAGAAATGAATGTATGATTACTTCTGAATTGTTAGAGAAATATGGTGCAGTAAAGAAGTCTTTCGATAAAAAGGAAATTATTTTTGAAGAAGGAAATTTACCAACTCATTACTATCAAATTATTTCGGGAGAAGTAAAAATGAGCAATTATAATGATGATGGCCGCGAATTCATTCAGGGAATTTTTTATGCAGCACAATCTTTTGGGGAACCGCCTCTATTTTTGAATCAAAATTATCCGGCAAATGCCATTACAGTTGATGATTCAGAAATTCTTCTTCTTCCCAAAAATAATTTCCTGAAATTGCTGGAAGAAAACCCGTCAATAAGTCTTAAAATAATCGAAAATTTAGCACAGCGATTGTATTACAAATCGGTTATGGCGGCTGAAATGTCTACTCAGGAACCAGAGCACAGAGTTTTAAAATTAATTGATCACGGAATCGTCTATTTTAATTTTAAAAAAGACACCAACGGTTACCTCATTAATTTTACCAGACAACAAATTGGAGATTTAACCGGCCTGCGTGTCGAAACCGTAATAAGAACGATAAAATCTTTGGAAAAAAAAGGTCTTTTGAAGATTATAAACAGGAAAGTATACAGATAAAATAGTTCCTGTTTTATGATTAAAGTCATAAAATGGAGTTGTATTGTGCATGTACCTTTGTAGTATAAAAATCTCAATATCATGACACTATATCAAACAACATTCGAAAATTTCAATAAAAATTACATGGGTTCTGCAGCAATGGCTGTAATTGGTCAAAGCTGTTTAGGCGGCGCAGCTGCAATGTATATTCTTTCACATGGAACCTCTATTGGACAAATGATTCAACTGGCAATTATTGTATTGGCTTGTGTTTTTGCCAACACTTCAATCCTGGCACAAATGAAACATAAAGTAATTTTTAACCTTATTATTTTAAGCACTATATTAAGTGTTTTACTAATATTTCTGAATAGTTTTGTACTATGAAAAAACAAATAGAAAATAGAGCTGATGTTGAATTTTTAGTACATCAGTTCTATGCTAAAATAAGAGCTGATAAAGAAATCGGCTTTTATTTTAATACAATTATAAAAGATTGGAATTCGCATTTAGAAAAACTGACTGATTTTTGGGAAACCAATTTATTCGCAGTAAAAAAATACAAAGGCAATCCTCATGAAGTACACAACGAAGTGGATGCTCATTTTGATGGTAA contains:
- a CDS encoding geranylgeranylglyceryl/heptaprenylglyceryl phosphate synthase, whose product is MKQKISNIHQQILEAKKNGQKLLAILLDPDKIVWENLDHLLHKINQSPATHIFVGGSIVHATILEDLIAQLKQNTNLPVVIFPGDPSQISAQADAILFLSLLSGRNPDYLIEYQVQAAPILKKTNLEVISTGYILIESGNETAVARVSKTKPLNRENLDLVLATAQAGEMLGNKLMYLEAGSGAKNAVPLKMIQLIAQNIEIPIIVGGGIVDLHGIQKAYKAGADLVVIGTAFENDSHFFEL
- the pnuC gene encoding nicotinamide riboside transporter PnuC → MINFFLDSYKNAPLWHIALEFLVFVCGILSVWFAKKENIWVYPTGLIATVISVYLLYIAGYIGDMIINGYFSVMSIYGWYVWAKGGTTEDNMPITRTNSNEKIIGIVLFIVTVCVVFGIYKYFDYTINPDNYVDMISSGIFFAGMWYMARKKIENWTLWIIGDIIVVPLYAYRGLGMLSLQYLIFTILAISAYLEWRKILDSKKQIS
- a CDS encoding Crp/Fnr family transcriptional regulator; its protein translation is MITSELLEKYGAVKKSFDKKEIIFEEGNLPTHYYQIISGEVKMSNYNDDGREFIQGIFYAAQSFGEPPLFLNQNYPANAITVDDSEILLLPKNNFLKLLEENPSISLKIIENLAQRLYYKSVMAAEMSTQEPEHRVLKLIDHGIVYFNFKKDTNGYLINFTRQQIGDLTGLRVETVIRTIKSLEKKGLLKIINRKVYR
- a CDS encoding group III truncated hemoglobin; its protein translation is MKKQIENRADVEFLVHQFYAKIRADKEIGFYFNTIIKDWNSHLEKLTDFWETNLFAVKKYKGNPHEVHNEVDAHFDGKITSNEFGIWLNHWFQTIDEHFEGENADTLKRRARKMSTFLYMSMFEHRKKIAETPTEI